A segment of the Thermodesulfovibrionales bacterium genome:
CCTCCAGCGCCTTCAGTGATGCCGCGACAATGCCCGGGGGCAAGGCGGTCGAGAAGATGAAGCTCCGTGCGCTGTTCGTTACCCATTCGATAACATCCTCCGAACCGGCGACGAACCCGCCGTAAGAGCCGAGTGCCTTCGAAAAGGTACCCATCTGGATAATCCATGGCTCGGTCCGGATACCGAAATGAGCAAGGGCGCCCCTGCCTTTGCCGATGACACCGGTGCCATGGGCGTCATCAATATAGAGGAGGGCGTCATACCTCCTGCAGAGTCTGTGTATCTCCCGAAGGGGCGCGATATCACCATCCATACTGAAAACGGCATCGCTTACGACCACGTACCTGCCCCGTCCGGAGCCGGCCTTTGCAACTGAGGCCCGCTCCATGAGCTGAGAAAGGTGGGTCGCGTCGCGGTGCCGGTAGACAAGCGTCTCAGCCCGGCTCAACCTGCATCCATCTACGATGCTCGCGTGATTCAACTCGTCACTGAAAAGGACGTCCCCTTCTCCTGCGAGTGACGGGATGACCCCCGTGTTGGCGGCATACCCGGAGTTAAAGAGGAGTGCGCTCTCCGTCCCCTTGTGCTCTGCTATCCTATCCTCGAGTTGTTCATGGAGGCGGGTGCCCCCTGAGAGAAGCCGGGAAGCACCGCTCCCGAGACCGAAGTCGCGAAGGGCGGTTTCTGCGGCATCGGCGAGTTCCGGGAGATTTGCAAAACCGAGGTAATCATTGGAGGCGAAGTTTGTGAACTCCCTTCCGTTTATCACTATCCTCGGTCCCTGAGGAGAAGACCGGTCTCGTATGACACGGTTGAGATGACGATTGTATAATTCCCTGAGCTTGCGAGAAAACATGCGTGGACCTCATTTATCGTAGCACAAGTTCATTAATAATTTTAATGCATCGTTACGTTCTCTTTATATTCTCTCTCGACCGGCTGTTTCCGCGGGTTTCCATAATGCTGCCGGGGGAAAAGAATACCTTTTCAATCGGTGTTTCCTTCTTGACAAGGTTTTTGCTCCTGTGATAATCTGCTTAGGCTCACAAAATCTCGGAGGAGAAAACCGGAAATGTTGGAACTGAATTCATGGTTTTTTGTCCTGCTCCTGAACTTTCTTGCATTGCTCTATATCCTCAACATCATCCTCTTTAAACCCCTTCTCAGGCTCTTTCAGGAGAGAGACAATACCATTAAGGGATCCCTTGCTGCCGCGAAGGAGATGGACGCGAAGAAAGAAGACGCCCTCGCGAGGATGAACCGGGAACTTCTCGAGGCGAGGAACAGGTCGAAAGAGGTCTTCGAGCGCCTGCGGAATGGGGGACTGTCCCGACAGAAGGAGATGCTCGAAGCGGCCGCTACCCAAGCGCATGATCTCATAGAAAAGGCGAAGGGTGAATTGAAATCGGAGGCAGAAAAGGCGAGGCAGAAATTGCGGTCGGACGTAGAGAGGTTCTCGGACGAGATCGTGAGAAAGCTGGTGGGGGCATGAAGACCCAAATGGCCGATGGTCAGGAATCGCCCGCCCATCCCTGCCCCCGCTCTTCACGGACACCCCTCGTGACCATTCGCTCGCTCCTCCTCGCATGCTGCATCCTGTCCCTCGGATGCGCGTCACTCGCCTTCGGGGCCGAAGAAGCGGCACACGGCGGAGCGTGGAAGGAATGGCTCTGGAAGATACTCAACTTTGCCATCCTCGTCTTCATTCTCGTAAAGTTTTTGAACAAGCCTCTTCGGGAATTCCTGCGAGGGAGGACGGAACTCATCGAAAAGACCCTCAAGGAAGCGAGGGATGCAAAGGCGCTCGCTGAAAAGGCCCTCGCCGAAGTCGAAGAAAGGTTGAAACTCAAGGATCGGGAGATAGAGGAGATCATCGCACGCGCCGAGCGTTCGGCGAAGGCCGAGCATGACCTTCTCGTTCAGAACGGGGAACAGATGAAAGAGAAGATCCTTGAGCAGGCGCGAAATAATATCGATTATGAATTGAGGCTCGCGAAAGAAACGATAAAGGCAGAGGCTGTCGGGATCGCTATGGAACTGGCAGAGAAGAAACTGAAGGAGAGGCTCACGAAAGAGCAGCAAGTGAAGCTCGTCGAAGAGTCACTCGAGAGAATGGAGACGAAGCGTTGAAACTCCCGCAAAAGGCAAAGAGGGCTGCAACGATGTTCCTGAACACCGTCGGTATCGAGGCCGTGCCGAAGGCGCTGGATGAACTCTTCGCGATCAACGGACTTGTCGGAA
Coding sequences within it:
- a CDS encoding ATP synthase F0 subunit B; protein product: MKTQMADGQESPAHPCPRSSRTPLVTIRSLLLACCILSLGCASLAFGAEEAAHGGAWKEWLWKILNFAILVFILVKFLNKPLREFLRGRTELIEKTLKEARDAKALAEKALAEVEERLKLKDREIEEIIARAERSAKAEHDLLVQNGEQMKEKILEQARNNIDYELRLAKETIKAEAVGIAMELAEKKLKERLTKEQQVKLVEESLERMETKR
- a CDS encoding 8-amino-7-oxononanoate synthase — its product is MFSRKLRELYNRHLNRVIRDRSSPQGPRIVINGREFTNFASNDYLGFANLPELADAAETALRDFGLGSGASRLLSGGTRLHEQLEDRIAEHKGTESALLFNSGYAANTGVIPSLAGEGDVLFSDELNHASIVDGCRLSRAETLVYRHRDATHLSQLMERASVAKAGSGRGRYVVVSDAVFSMDGDIAPLREIHRLCRRYDALLYIDDAHGTGVIGKGRGALAHFGIRTEPWIIQMGTFSKALGSYGGFVAGSEDVIEWVTNSARSFIFSTALPPGIVAASLKALEVLGKGTDRLEKLWENRNRLVTALGKTGYHTESKTPIIPLRVG